ACATACATTTGCACATAGGTCTACAGATCTTGTAAAGCAGGTTACATATTTCAGTAAAAGTCTCAAATACCATTTTTCCACTAACATAATACGAAACACTGCAACTGTCGTATTATTGGCAACACTGTCGATAGTTTAAAGACTGTTCGGTATTACAAGTATTATTCGCGGGAGTACACTGTAGGTATATGACAGCAATGTTTTGAAACACGTTGCCAAACTTGGTAAAATTTCacgatttaatttatttacaagttACATGGAGTGCTCTTTTCACCAAAAAGTGGCAAAATAAGCAAAAGCATTAACTAAAAAACGATCTTGCACGATTATATAGGAGTAGTATGTATGGTCTACGATGATAATGTTGCCAAATCTATTAAAAGTCTccactaaaataattttatatttttaaacgaGACAACAATTTCTGTAATATTGGCAACACTGTCTATGGGTTTAAACGCGATTCGACATTACAAGTTAACAGACACAAAATTGTACTGGGGACGTTTAGTCATTCATCTCGTGTAGTTTTTTTTATGAGATTACACTATAGGTATATGACAgctaataatttgaaaaacattgcCAAACTTAGTAAAATTTCTTGATTTAATTTATCGATAATGCTGTACATTTAAATGAACTGTTATTTTCACCAACACAAGTGGCAAAATAAGCAAAAGCATTAACTAAAAAACGATCTTGCACGAGTCCATAGCACAAATAAGTGTATAATTTAAGAAGCGTCTAGTGAGAGCTCTTAACTTGTTTATAACGTGTATTCTCCTGTAATTTTTATTCGTGGGAATACACTATAGGTATCTAATGATTTGAAAAACGTTGCCAAACTTATTAGTGACAAAATATGTAAAAGGAGTAAcgaaaaaacgattttgcacGACTATGCACGATTCTATAGCATGTAACTGTGTGGTCTAAGAAACTTTAAGCGAATAGGTATACGATTAGAAAACGTTGccaaatctatcaaaatttcttgatttaataaaatgattcaCTAGCTTATTAATATGATTGATAGAATATTTGATATGAAtcgtataatatttttcaacatcattatttaataaaagaatatatcaataaatgtggtgaaaaaaatgaataaaaaaagcatTTGCGAATCATGTCGAATTACTCAACTTGGGGGGGGGAATTAAAATCAATTGGTATATACGAGGGCGCTTCTATATTAAACTTTTCTTTTGTGAATAACTCTAATTAATCCATGATGTTATATACAAGGTCTagttaaaaatatgattcattTCGTACTGGTTACgtaatgtataatttattttgttacagaACCGAAATGAGAGCGATCCGATCTCATTCATGCCTTTTAGGCATTTTATATTCTTTCGAAGTCTTCGTATCTAGAACCGCCATTTTCGTCAGTATATTAGGATACGTATTACTAGGAAATTATATTACTGCCGATAAAGTATTCGCCATTACCGCCATCTATAATCAAATGCGGACAGTgataactataattttttcactgaGTATATCGGCGTTCGCGGAAATGAACGTCACCATATTGAGAATacaaaaattgttgatattCGACGAAAAAGAGAGAGATTacgaatatatttataaatccgAAAAAATGAACGGCGCTTATCCGAAAACATTGGAAAGTATGGAAGGTGTTATGAACGGCACGAACGGAAGTAAAATGAATTtcgaattacaaaaaaaaaatcccAAGTTGTACCTGTCGAACGTCAATGCGAAGTGGTCGGATCAATCCGCCGAGGATACTTTAAGTAATATAACGTTCGACGTACCCCCTAATAAGATGCTGGCTATAATAGGTCCTGTGGGTAGCGGAAAGAGCAGCGTCATAAATCTTCTTCTCAAAGAACTACCGGTTAGATCCGGTTCGATGGAAATTGTTGGTAAAATATCGTTCGCTTCCCAAGAACCGTGGTTGTTCGCGGCTAGTGTTcgccaaaatattttattcggcGAGAAATACATCGAGGAACGGTACCAGAAAGTCGTGGAAGTTTGCGCCTTAAAATCAGACTTCGCTCTATTACCCTACGGCGATAAAACTTTGGTAGGCGAAAAGGGGAACACTTTGAGCGGCGGACAGAAAGCTAGAGTGAATTTAGCGAGATGTGTCTATAAAGAAGCCGATATATACCTCTTGGACGATCCCTTATCGGCCGTAGATGCTAACGTCGGTAAACATTTATACGAAAAAtgtattaaacaatttttatccaACAAAATTTGCGTACTGGTAACACACCAATTgcagtatttgaaaaattccgataaaattatcataatGAAAGACGGTAAAATCGAAATGACCGGTAGTTACGTCGAATTGAAGAAGAGCGGTTTGGATTTCGCTAAAGTTATGGAAGAATTTCAAGAAGAAGCCGAAGAAGATAAAAGAATGAAGTCGATTAAATCGAAAGCTTCAATTTACGATGAATCCGTCGATGACGATGAAGATCAAACTATCGAAAAAGAATTACAAGAAAAAGGGACCATAAAAGCTGCTACTTATTATCAATATCTCAGAGCTGGAGGCGGTGTATTCTCCATGTCGATATTAGCTTTTCTTTTTATCTTGTGTCAAGTTGTGGCTAACGGTGGAGAATATTACGTCACTTATTGGTAcgtacaaatattgaaaaatgtataaaataatatccTTGTTTGTTAAAATTTCCTCTCAGACCATTCGTACGTCGAAATTTCTAAAACACTACACTaacatttaaaattacattttatggtccttcgagccggatatacGTTTTCTGGTTCTGCTGGCCTCATTTTCTGGCCTTTCATGTCACATTTTCGAATCTTTCGAGTCACATTTATTGGTACTTTAAGCCAGATATACATTTTTTAGCTCTTCGAGCTAGATATACATTTTCTAGTCCTTCTAGCCACATTTTATTGTCCTACAAGCCACATTTTCTGGTTTTAGAGCCACATTTTTTTGTCCTACGAGCCACATTTTCTGGTTCTAGAGTCACATCTTCCAACCCTCCAAGCCAAATATAAATTTCCTAGTCCTTCTAGCCACATTTTATTGTCCTACAAGCCACATTTTCTGGTTTTAGAGCCACATTTTCTTGTCCTACAAGCCACATTTTCTGGTTTTAGAGCCACATTTTCTTGTCCTACGAGCCATATTTTCTGGTTCTAGAGTCACATCTTCCAACCCTCCAAGCCAAATATAAATTTCCTAGTCCTTCTAGCCACATTTTATTGTCCTACAAGCCACATTTTCTGGTTTTAGAGCCACATTTTTTTGTCCTACGAGCCACATTTTCTGGTTCTAGAGTCACATCTTCCAGTCCTCCAAGCCAAATATAAATTTCCTAGTCCTTCTAGCCACATTTTATTGTCCTACGAGCCACATTTCCTGGTTCTGGCGCCACATTTCCAGTCCTCCAAGCCATATATAAATTTCCTAGTCCTTTTAGCGACATTTTCTTGTCCTGCGAGCCACATTAACTGGTTCTGCAGTCACATTTTTCAGTTGTCCAAACCAGATATACATTTTCTAGTACTTCTAGCCACATTTTGTTGTCCTACGAGCCACATTTCCTGGTTCTGCAGTCACATTTCCAGTCCTCCAAGCCATATATAAATTTCCTAGCCCTTCTAGCCACATTTTATTGTCCTACGAGCCACATTTTCTGGTTTTAGAGCCACATTTTTTTGTCCTACGAGCCATATTTTCTGGTTCTAGAGTCACATCTTCCAGTCCTCCAAGCCAAATATAAATTTCCTAGTCCTTCTAGCCACATTTTATTGTCCTACAAGCCACATTTTCTGGTTTTAGAGCCACATTTTCTTGTCCTACGAGCCATATTTTCTGGTTCTAGAGTCACATCTTCCAACCCTCCAAGCAAGATATAAATTTCCTAGTCCTTCTAGCCACATTTTATTGTCCTACAAGCCACATTTTCTGGTTTTAGAGCCACATTGTTTTGTCCTACGAGCCACATTTTCTGGTTCTAGAGTCACATCTTCCAGTCCTCCAAGCCAAATATAAATTTCCTAGTCCTTCTAGCCACATTTTATTGTCCTACGAGCCACATTTCCTGGTTCTGGCGCCACATTTCCAGTCCTCCAAGCCATATATAAATTTCCTAGTCCTTTTAGCGACATTTTCTTGTCCTGCGAGCCACATTAACTGGTTCTGTAGTCACATTTTTCAGTTGTCCAAACCAGATATACATTTTCTAGTACTTCTAGCCACATTTTGTTGTCCTACGAGCCACATTTCCTGGTTCTGGCGCCACATTTCCAGTCCTCCAGGCCATATATAAATTTCCTAGTCCTTTTAGCGACATTTTCTTGTCCTGCGAGCCACATTAACTGGTTCTGTAGTCACATTTTTCAGTTGTCCAAACCAGATATACATTTTCTAGTACTTCTAGCCACATTTTGTTGTCCTACGAGCCACATTTCCTGGTTCTGGCGCCACATTTCCAGTCTTCCAAgccatatataaattttctagtCCTTTTAGCGACATTTTCTTGTCCTGCGAGCCACATTAACTGGTTCTGCAGTAACATTTTTCAGTTGTCCAAACCAGATATACATTTTCTAGTACTTCTAGCCACATTTTGTTGTCCTACGAGCCACATTTCCTGGTTCTGGCGCCACATTTCCAGTCTTCCAAgccatatataaattttctagtCCTTTTAGCGACATTTTCTTGTCCTGCGAGCCACATTAACTGGTTCTGCAGTCACATTTTTCAGTTGTCCAAACCAGATATACATTTTCTAGTCCTTCTAGCCACATTTTCTTGTCCTACGAGCCACATTTTCTGGTTCTGGAGCcaaattttccagttttccaaGCCAAATATATATTTCCTAGCCATTCTATCCACATTTTCTTGTTTTACGAGCCACATTTCCTGGTTCTGGAGACACATTTTCCAGTTCTCCAAACCAGATATACATTTACTAGTCCTTCTAGttacattttctcatttttcaagccagttaaataatttttggtctTTCGAGCCACATTTTCTGTTCTTTCAAGTCACATTTTCGAATCTTTCGAGCCACATTTTTGGGTCCTTCAAGCTAAATATAGATTTTCTGATCCTTGGAGCCACATTTAATGTTCTGGTCCTTCCTAGTCCGTCTAGCCACATTTTCTCGTCTTCGAATTACATTTTCCAGTCCCGCAAGTcaaatatacattttcttttctttcgaGCCACATTTTCTGGTCCTACAAGAAAGGTTTGCTATTGCTTCGAGCCGGATATACATTTTCTGGTCTTTCGAGCCAAATTTTCTCGTCTCGAGCTACATTTTCCAGCCTTTCAAGCCAGAAATACATTTTCTGGTCCTTGGAGCCACATTTACATGTTCTGGTACTTCGAGCGACATATTTTTCATCCTTCAAGCCagataaacattttttggtCCTGTGAGCCACATTTTCTGTTGTTTCAAGTCACATTTTCGAATCTTTTGGGCCACATTTTCCAGTCCTTCAAGCTAGATGTAGATTTTCTGTTCATTCGAGCAACATTTTTTCAGTATAACAATTCGACCTTGTTTTCTCAGCGTAGCGATATGATtttgttttcttagtgtattCTACTGTACTTTACGTCAAATGACGTCATTATATTGAGAGTGTGGTTACTCTAATCTGTATTAATAATCGAAAATGTTGTAATTAGAgtgttttaattaaataaacgtttttatttatttctaaacaCTTTTAGGGTAAACTTAGAACAAGATTACAGCGAAAaggttagaaaaaatttaacaacatCCAACGAAACTATAAACAGAGAAATGATCATGTGGACGTACACTGCACTTACAATaggaaatataattatttctgttGTCAAAGCCGtttatttcatgatatttttcgTAATAGCATCTAAAAATTTACACAGTTATATATTTTCGCGACTGATAAAAGCCACCATGAGATTTTACAACACCAATCCATCTGGGAGGATATTGAATAGGTTTTCTAAGGATTTGGGTACCGTCGATGAATATTTACCATCGGTTATAATAGATGTCATTGAGGTGAGTTCGTGTCAAATGGGGAATTGTGTGTTTagaaatggtttttcttcagATCTTCTTGCTACTAGTTGGTGCTATCACCTTATCCTCAATTGTGGAACCTCTGTTGCTGGTACCGGCGGGTGTACTTATGGTATtcttctatttattaaaaattgtctATTCCGAGACTAGCCGTAGTGTAAAACGCGTTGAAGCCATCAGTAAGTAtaacgaatattttattaacatgtTTTTACTGTAGGAAAATCAGGAAGCTTATTCAAATGTATCCATACTGCTGGCAGAGAGAGAAAGAACATCGGTATACCACTCTCTATGTCGATTctattaaaataatcgaaaagtgCCAATCTCACGGTCcgtgtcgtggacgagttcgtataaatattgaagataaaGATGAAAAGCGTCGGTTCGACATTCTCTGTTCCTCTTTACTCTCTacttatcgtttttttttgtgtgaaatttgtcctaaaattattcttaaaCATCCAAAATCGTACAAAAAAACACCCTAAGACTTGATACTAAACTCTTAACTAATTCCctacatattaatttatttgaacgcACAAATACTTGTCAATCCCGATGTCTTCCTTTTTGGTAAACAAGCGCCTATTTATACAAAACGGGTTTCTCGATAATTCGATAATAATCGAAAAGTGCCAGCTTCACgggtcgtggacgagttcgtagcAATATTAAAGATCGTAAGAGCGGCCTATAAGTGGAATTGTACTATTGGAAGAGAGAGAAAAAGCATcgattttccattttttaaagtAGAAAGCTTTTAGATGTCGTTTTACATGCACCATTCAAAAGGAAAATACTTTTCCCAAAATTTCACCAACTAATACCTTATTTCGAATCGGTTTTCATCTGTTATTATTACTTATGATTAGTTAATATTCAAttcgataaatttttgaaaagaacaATGAGAaatgaaacacaaaaaactggGAATGTATCTTTTGTTTGCCACCCAGACAAAATGGCAGACTTATCAATGTCACGTGTTCTATAATGGcttcattgataaaaaaattacattaatttactaatattatatttattaaaatgaataattgtatAGATCCAATACTTTAGGGATGGTAAGtaataattttcttgtaaattgatgttatttgtAGCAAAAAGTCCAATGTTAAGCCACCTAACGGCTTCGGTAAACGGTTTAAGTACAGTTAGGGCTTTCCAAGCCGAAGAAATGTTGATAGCAGAATTTGATAACTTCCAAGACAGTCACAGCGCTGCTTGGTTCTTATATTTAGGTTCCAGTAAATGTTTTGCGCTTTGGTTGGACATAATTTGTATAGTTTTCGTAGCAATTGCAGTATTTTCCTTATTACTATTCAGAGAAAGTAAGTAAATCTCAAGTCGCACGGCCGCGGTCAAAAGTCTCTGGCAAAAAATCTTCAACTTCCATTGCTGCTCTGGCTTTAGCATCTCAAAGTTATTAGTCTCAACTTTATAATCTATGTGGTCCAACCTTCTCCCCAAATGCCACGTTTTCTCCTATGCAACATTTAGCGAATCTtcctccaggtcttctgtagaccCGTCATCTAATATCTGTACCGTGCAAGGATCTGCTGCTCTTATTTGTGGCTAATAACTGGCCTTTTGGCTCAAGGTTAGTTGCTTTAAGTCTTCTTCGGACTGTCCAGCCACTGCTCGAGTTTCTCTGAGCTCTCGCTGGACTTGAGGACGATCGAGAACCCGATTTCTCAGTAATGTGCTAACAATAAATCGATCAACTCTCTCGGTTGTGCACCTTTTTCTTCCAGAACCGAGTCTTTCTTGAAAATGATCAGCCAACTGATTTATGTTCATCGTATTGACCATTTTTCTCTGATTCTGGCCTTGTCGGGAGCAGCTTTATCACCTGTTGTGTGCATTTTCCGGTAGAATTCTCGTCTGTTGTAAACAAAGATGTATATCAGTTTTTTTGCCAGCGACTTGCGATCGCCGATGTCGTTCGGGTTGATTTTTTTGCTCGCTAGTgtattaataatgatttttaggTATACACGGCGGCGACTTGGGTTTAGTGATAACTCAATATTTAGGTTTAATGGGTTCCCTGCAATGGGGAATGCGCCAATGGACCGAACTCGAAAATAACATGACCTCGGTAGAAAGAATATTGGAATATACGAAATTGGAAAAAGAACCCGAAAGGGAAGATACTCAGAATCTTCCGGAAAATTGGCCCGAGAACGGCCGAGTAGAATTCCGAAACGTCCGTTTGAGATATAGCGAAACGGAACCTTTCGTACTTAAAggattaaatttttctatagaaCCTAAAGAGAAAATCGGTATAGTCGGGAGAACAGGAGCGGGAAAATCTTCGACTATCACAGCTTTATTTCAATTGTATCCGCTAGAAGGAACTGTCATAATTGACGGCGTCGATACAACTCGGATACCTCTAGATACACTCAGATCGAAAATTTCGATAATACCGCAAGAACCGGTATTATTTTCGGGAACCATGCGTAAAAATTTGGATCCCTTCGAAAACTACAGCGACGATATACTCTGGAACGCCTTAGAACAAGTAGAACTCAAAGACGTGATTTCGGACTTACCTTCGGGTCTCAATTCGGAAGTATCCGAAGGGGGCAACAATTTCAGTGTCGGACAGAGACAACTGGTGTGTTTGGCGAGGGCCCTaattagaaataacaaaattttggtTATGGACGAAGCTACTGCCAATGTGGATCCTCATACGGACTCTCTTATCCAGACTACGATCAGGAATAAATTTGCTGATTGTACGGTTTTGACTATAGCTCATAGGTGAGTTTCGACATGTTTTATTTAATCCAAACGAAAGGTTTTTGtcgattttccaatttttttctttcaattccaATCATAACTGTCAAATATTGATTAGTTTCGAATTATTTGGGATTGTTTTTTTAGTGTAGTAATTTGGAattgttttctcagtgtaacgacttttttttcaaaatgttcgaaattgaatttaatcttttttttaacaaatacgtgacaaataattgaaatgaaaaaatgttttggtcaGTGTATCGAATAAGgtttgttttcttagtgtagaGATACGAAGTTGTTTTCTCAATGTAacgatttttgtttcaaaatattcgaaattaaatttaatctttttttttaacaaatacgtgacaaataattgaaatgaaaaaatgttttggtgaGTGTATCGATTTAGgtttgttttcttagtgtagaGATAGGAAgttgttttctcagtgtaacgatttttgtttcaaaatattggaaattaaatttaattttttatttaacaaatacgtgacaaataattgaaatgaaaaaatgttttggtcaGTGTATCGATTTAGgtttgttttcttagtgtagaGATAGGAAgatgttttctcagtgtaacgatttttgtttcaaaatattggaaattaaatttaattttttatttaacaaatacgtgacaaataattgaaatgaaaaaatgttttggtgaGTGTATCGATTTAGgtttgttttcttagtgtagaGATACGAAgttgttttctcagtgtaacgatttttgtttcaaaatattcgaaattaaatttaatcttttttttaacaaatacgtgacaaataattgaaatgataaaatgtttTGGTCAGTGTATCGATTTAGgtttgttttcttagtgtagaGATACGAAgttgttttctcagtgtaacgatttttgtttcaaaatattcgaaattaaatttaatcttttttttaacaaatacgtgacaaataattgaaatgaaaaaatgttttggtcaGTGTATCGATTTAGgtttgttttcttagtgtagaGATACGAAgttgttttctcagtgtaacgatttttgtttcaaaatgttggaaattaaatttaatctttttttttaacaaatacgtgacaaataattgaaatgaaaaaatgttttggtcaGTGTATCGATTTAGgtttgttttcttagtgtagaGATACGAAgttgttttctcagtgtaacgatttttgtttcaaaatattggaaattaaatttaattttttatttaacaaatacgtgacaaataattgaaatgaaaaaatgttttggtgaGTGTATCGATTTAGgtttgttttcttagtgtagaGATACGAAgttgttttctcagtgtaacgatttttgtttcaaaatattcgaaattaaatttaatcttttttttaacaaatacgtgacaaataattgaaatgataaaatgtttTGGTCAGTGTATCGATTTAGgtttgttttcttagtgtagaGATACGAAgttgttttctcagtgtaacgatttttgtttcaaaatattggaaattaaatttaattttttatttaacaaatacgtgacaaataattgaaatgaaaaaatgttttggtgaGTGTATCGATTTAGgtttgttttcttagtgtagaGATACGAAgttgttttctcagtgtaacgatttttgtttcaaaatattcgaaattaaatttaatcttttttttaacaaatacgtgacaaataattgaaatgataaaatgtttTGGTCAGTGTATCGATTTAGgtttgttttcttagtgtagaGATACGAAgttgttttctcagtgtaacgatttttgtttcaaaatattcgaaattaaatttaatcttttttttaacaaatacgtgacaaataattgaaatgaaaaaatgttttggtcaGTGTATCGATTTAGgtttgttttcttagtgtagaGATACCAAGgtgttttctcagtgtaacgatttttgtttcaaaatgttggaaattaaatttaatcttttttttaacaaatacgtgacaaataattgaaatgaaaaaatgttttggtgaATGTATCGATTTAGgtttgttttcttagtgtagaGATACGAAgttgttttctcagtgtaacgatttttgtttcaaaatgttggaaattaaatttaatcttttttttaacaaatacgtgacaaataattgaaatgaaaaaatgttttggtcaGTGTATCGATTTAGgtttgttttcttagtgtagaGATAGGAAGTTGTTTTCTCAATGTAacgatttttgtttcaaaatgttggaaattaaatttaatcttttttttaacaaatacgtgacaaataattgaaatgaaaaaatgttttggtcaGTGTATCGATTTAGgtttgttttcttagtgtagaGATACGAAgttgttttctcagtgtaacgatttttgtttcaaaatattggaaattaaatttaatcttttttttaacaaatacgtgacaaataattgaaatgataaaatgtttTGGTCAGTGTATCGATTTAGgtttgttttcttagtgtagaGATACGAAgttgttttctcagtgtaacgatttttgtttcaaaatattcgaaattaaatttaatcttttttttaacaaatacgtgacaaataattgaaatgataaaatgtttTGGTCAGTGTATCGATTTAGgtttgttttcttagtgtagaGATACGAAgttgttttctcagtgtaacgatttttgtttcaaaatattcgaaattaaatttaatcttttttttaacaaatacgtgacaaataattgaaatgaaaaaatgttttggtcaGTGTATCGATTTAGgtttgttttcttagtgtagaGATACCAAGgtgttttctcagtgtaacgatttttgtttcaaaatgttggaaattaaatttaatcttttttttaacaaatacgtgacaaataattgaaatgaaaaaatgttttggtgaATGTATCGATTTAGgtttgttttcttagtgtagaGATACGAAgttgttttctcagtgtaacgatttttgtttcaaaatgttggaaattaaatttaatcttttttttaacaaatacgtgacaaataattgaaatgaaaaaatgttttggtcaGTGTATCGATTTAGgtttgttttcttagtgtagaGATAGGAAGTTGTTTTCTCAATGTAacgatttttgtttcaaaatgttggaaattaaatttaatcttttttttaacaaatacgtgacaaataattgaaatgaaaaaatgttttggtcaGTGTATCGATTTAGgtttgttttcttagtgtagaGATACGAAgttgttttctcagtgt
The window above is part of the Diorhabda sublineata isolate icDioSubl1.1 chromosome 3, icDioSubl1.1, whole genome shotgun sequence genome. Proteins encoded here:
- the LOC130442092 gene encoding probable multidrug resistance-associated protein lethal(2)03659, encoding MDTGNKITKKRNPAENANPISTLLFLYMFPIFKKTYKFKLTEDDLFSPLKEHKSSSLGSKIERIWKEEYRIHKKTALHRALFRIFGLRYMVLGLIRLIDELMLIVVVPYCIRILVSYLETGQTKISRDEALTYAAVLVATLFLDAVMQQPNFMGLQHIAMKIRVACTSLIYRKTMRFSQAALGNTTVGQLVNLVSNDVSKFDQLFGLTHYAWIGPIQVALGTWLLYKEIGVGAFFGMAFLVSFVPLQIWLAKKMSVMRLKTALRTDERVKLMNEIISGIQVIKMYCWEKPFAHVIDLARRTEMRAIRSHSCLLGILYSFEVFVSRTAIFVSILGYVLLGNYITADKVFAITAIYNQMRTVITIIFSLSISAFAEMNVTILRIQKLLIFDEKERDYEYIYKSEKMNGAYPKTLESMEGVMNGTNGSKMNFELQKKNPKLYLSNVNAKWSDQSAEDTLSNITFDVPPNKMLAIIGPVGSGKSSVINLLLKELPVRSGSMEIVGKISFASQEPWLFAASVRQNILFGEKYIEERYQKVVEVCALKSDFALLPYGDKTLVGEKGNTLSGGQKARVNLARCVYKEADIYLLDDPLSAVDANVGKHLYEKCIKQFLSNKICVLVTHQLQYLKNSDKIIIMKDGKIEMTGSYVELKKSGLDFAKVMEEFQEEAEEDKRMKSIKSKASIYDESVDDDEDQTIEKELQEKGTIKAATYYQYLRAGGGVFSMSILAFLFILCQVVANGGEYYVTYWVNLEQDYSEKVRKNLTTSNETINREMIMWTYTALTIGNIIISVVKAVYFMIFFVIASKNLHSYIFSRLIKATMRFYNTNPSGRILNRFSKDLGTVDEYLPSVIIDVIEIFLLLVGAITLSSIVEPLLLVPAGVLMVFFYLLKIVYSETSRSVKRVEAITKSPMLSHLTASVNGLSTVRAFQAEEMLIAEFDNFQDSHSAAWFLYLGSSKCFALWLDIICIVFVAIAVFSLLLFRESIHGGDLGLVITQYLGLMGSLQWGMRQWTELENNMTSVERILEYTKLEKEPEREDTQNLPENWPENGRVEFRNVRLRYSETEPFVLKGLNFSIEPKEKIGIVGRTGAGKSSTITALFQLYPLEGTVIIDGVDTTRIPLDTLRSKISIIPQEPVLFSGTMRKNLDPFENYSDDILWNALEQVELKDVISDLPSGLNSEVSEGGNNFSVGQRQLVCLARALIRNNKILVMDEATANVDPHTDSLIQTTIRNKFADCTVLTIAHRLHTVMDSDKILVMSSGRVEEFDHPYHLLQHKAGVLYNLVEATGISTAKYLENIAKESYEKKKTV